In candidate division WOR-3 bacterium, a single window of DNA contains:
- the ribH gene encoding 6,7-dimethyl-8-ribityllumazine synthase → MPEYSGKLIVNKKDKFCIIVSRFHSHITFEMLRGAKEFLKRCGAEEDQIDVYFVPGSLEIISAFSFLKDKYPEKYNAFLVLGAVVEGETEHHRFVASESIRNVIKIAKEKGIPLGMGIITVSDTLQGIERSGGKMGNRGEKAAFTMLEMLRLKETINSI, encoded by the coding sequence ATGCCTGAGTATTCAGGTAAATTGATTGTAAATAAAAAGGATAAATTTTGCATAATAGTTTCAAGATTCCATTCCCATATAACCTTTGAAATGTTAAGAGGTGCAAAGGAGTTTCTTAAAAGATGTGGTGCTGAAGAAGATCAAATTGATGTTTATTTTGTTCCAGGTTCCCTTGAAATTATAAGTGCCTTTTCTTTTTTAAAAGATAAATATCCTGAAAAATATAATGCTTTTTTAGTCCTTGGAGCAGTTGTTGAGGGAGAAACAGAACACCACAGGTTTGTTGCAAGCGAAAGTATAAGGAACGTAATAAAAATTGCAAAGGAAAAGGGAATACCTCTTGGAATGGGAATAATAACAGTTTCTGATACTCTTCAGGGGATTGAAAGATCTGGTGGTAAAATGGGTAACAGGGGAGAAAAGGCTGCATTTACAATGCTTGAAATGCTTAGACTTAAAGAAACAATAAATTCAATATAA
- a CDS encoding helical backbone metal receptor yields MKIFSEFFGKVIEIPDNPRKIVSLAPDITDTIFKLKREDSLVGISFYCRRPYGKLKNFLRVGSYLKVLWDKLDFLNPDLILATSGAQREVSYEILRKGYSIFVLPVPQSIYGIFDNIKKLSIVLNETERGYKLIERLTKIIEKIKEEKISKRVYYEIYLGGKITIGSSSYINDGLRILGLKNIYSFKKESYFEPKDEETKKLDFDLILYEPHNEKIDKKILKNRLKERFGNKKILILPYDFLAHYGPSFIDEVLLKLKKKLIKTQFHL; encoded by the coding sequence ATGAAAATTTTTTCTGAATTCTTCGGAAAAGTAATTGAAATTCCTGATAATCCCCGAAAAATAGTTTCCCTTGCTCCTGATATTACAGATACTATATTTAAACTAAAAAGAGAAGATAGTTTAGTTGGTATCAGTTTCTATTGTAGAAGACCTTATGGAAAACTTAAAAATTTTTTAAGAGTAGGTTCCTATTTAAAAGTTTTATGGGATAAACTGGATTTTCTAAATCCTGATTTAATCTTAGCAACTTCAGGTGCTCAAAGGGAAGTTTCCTATGAAATTCTAAGAAAGGGATACAGTATTTTTGTTTTACCTGTCCCTCAGTCAATTTATGGAATTTTTGATAATATAAAAAAATTAAGTATTGTTTTGAATGAAACTGAAAGGGGATATAAACTTATTGAAAGATTAACAAAAATAATTGAAAAAATAAAAGAAGAAAAAATAAGTAAAAGAGTTTATTATGAAATATACCTTGGAGGGAAAATAACCATAGGTTCTTCAAGTTATATAAATGATGGTTTGAGAATTCTTGGACTAAAGAATATTTATTCTTTTAAAAAAGAAAGTTATTTTGAACCTAAGGATGAGGAAACTAAAAAATTAGATTTTGACCTTATATTATATGAACCTCACAATGAAAAAATTGATAAAAAAATTTTAAAAAATAGATTAAAAGAAAGATTTGGTAATAAAAAAATTTTAATATTACCCTATGATTTTTTAGCCCATTATGGACCTTCTTTCATTGATGAGGTCCTTTTAAAATTAAAAAAGAAATTAATTAAAACTCAGTTCCACTTGTAA
- a CDS encoding bifunctional 3,4-dihydroxy-2-butanone-4-phosphate synthase/GTP cyclohydrolase II, with product MKKYSFSTIEEALEDIRKGKIVIVVDDEDRENEGDMIVAAEKVTPEHINFMATHARGLICLSLTKKRIEELQIPDFSHVNTSKMGTPFVAPIDAKKGVSTGSSAYDRARTIRVAIDPKTTHEDLAIPGHVHVLKAQEAGVLRRAGHTEAAVDLSRLAGLYPAGVLCEIMDDDGSMARLPKLFEIAEKFDLKIITIADLIKYRLKRERLVKRVANVNLPTKFGNFRLYAYEDIVDEEVHLALLYGEPEGKDNVLVRVHSECVTGDILHSLRCDCGEQLERAMEMIREEGEGVLVYMRQEGRGIGLLNKLKTYELQERGLDTIEANEAIGFPPDLRDYGIGAQILLDLNLRRIRLLTNNPSKIVGLKGYGIEIVKRVPIEVEPNENNREYLKVKKEKMGHLLEKIQKEGRKL from the coding sequence ATGAAAAAATATAGTTTTTCTACTATTGAGGAAGCCCTTGAAGATATAAGAAAAGGTAAAATTGTAATTGTTGTGGACGACGAGGATAGAGAGAATGAAGGAGATATGATTGTGGCAGCAGAGAAAGTTACACCTGAGCATATAAATTTTATGGCTACTCATGCAAGAGGATTAATTTGTCTTTCCCTGACAAAGAAAAGGATAGAAGAGTTACAAATTCCAGATTTTTCACATGTAAATACCTCTAAGATGGGGACTCCTTTTGTTGCACCTATAGATGCTAAAAAGGGAGTTAGTACCGGTTCGTCTGCCTATGACAGAGCAAGAACAATCAGAGTTGCTATTGATCCAAAAACAACCCATGAAGATCTTGCTATCCCTGGTCATGTTCATGTTCTTAAAGCTCAGGAAGCTGGAGTTTTGAGAAGGGCCGGACATACTGAAGCAGCAGTTGACCTTTCAAGACTTGCTGGTTTATATCCTGCTGGGGTTTTGTGTGAAATAATGGATGATGATGGATCAATGGCAAGGTTGCCAAAGCTTTTTGAGATAGCAGAGAAATTTGATTTAAAGATAATTACAATAGCTGATTTAATAAAATACAGATTAAAGAGAGAAAGACTTGTAAAAAGAGTTGCTAATGTGAATCTTCCAACAAAATTTGGTAATTTTAGGCTTTATGCATATGAAGATATTGTCGATGAAGAAGTTCATCTTGCTTTACTTTATGGGGAACCTGAAGGTAAAGATAATGTTCTTGTAAGAGTTCATTCTGAGTGTGTAACAGGTGATATATTACATTCCTTGAGGTGTGATTGCGGAGAACAGCTTGAAAGAGCAATGGAGATGATAAGGGAAGAAGGAGAGGGAGTTCTTGTTTATATGAGACAGGAAGGAAGAGGAATAGGACTTTTGAATAAATTAAAAACTTATGAATTACAGGAAAGAGGGCTTGATACAATAGAAGCAAATGAAGCTATAGGATTCCCCCCTGATTTAAGAGATTATGGAATAGGTGCTCAGATTTTACTTGATCTTAACTTAAGAAGAATAAGGCTTTTGACAAATAATCCTTCAAAAATAGTAGGTCTTAAAGGTTATGGAATAGAAATAGTTAAAAGAGTACCTATAGAGGTAGAACCAAATGAAAATAACAGAGAATATTTAAAAGTTAAAAAGGAAAAAATGGGACACTTACTTGAAAAAATTCAAAAAGAAGGGAGGAAACTCTAA
- a CDS encoding amidohydrolase, giving the protein MEKFDLLFKNSLIILNKEKYIVNGFLGIKDGKIVYVSDKEPKIESKEVFDFKDRVISPGFFNTHTHIPMTLLRGFADDLPLMEWLTKYIWPLESKLLSPEYVRMGTYLGLIEMIKSGTIGFADMYFFEEKVAEVINEVKIYALLSIGILDFETPYYRNSKEAIKKTENLINIYKNHERIKINPGPHAIYSCSKETIIESVNLAKNYNLPLHIHISETKGEVEDIVKKTGKTPVFYLKETGIFDLKVIAAHCVHLTDEEINFLKNKNFYISHNITSNLKLASGILPLKKYREKGLKITIGTDSASSNNNLDMLREMKLVSLIHKGINYDPLISSAREVFDMATKKGAEALGFDSGEITEGKSADLVVFNPEKEGTLPFYDPYSYIVYAAGKQSVESVMVKGKWILKNYEFKTLDYEKIIREAKNWKEKIKNLI; this is encoded by the coding sequence GTGGAAAAATTTGATCTTTTATTTAAAAATTCTCTCATAATTTTAAATAAAGAAAAATATATTGTAAACGGATTCCTTGGTATAAAAGATGGAAAAATTGTATATGTTTCTGATAAAGAACCCAAAATTGAATCAAAAGAAGTTTTTGATTTTAAGGATAGAGTAATTTCACCTGGATTTTTTAATACCCACACCCATATTCCAATGACACTTTTAAGAGGATTTGCCGATGATTTACCTCTTATGGAATGGCTCACTAAATATATTTGGCCTCTTGAATCTAAACTACTTTCTCCAGAATATGTTAGAATGGGAACTTACCTTGGATTGATTGAAATGATAAAATCAGGAACTATCGGATTTGCCGATATGTATTTTTTTGAAGAAAAAGTTGCAGAAGTGATAAATGAGGTAAAAATATATGCTCTTTTATCAATAGGAATACTTGACTTTGAAACCCCTTATTATAGAAACTCAAAGGAAGCAATCAAAAAAACTGAAAATTTAATTAACATTTATAAAAACCATGAAAGGATAAAAATAAATCCAGGACCACATGCAATTTATTCCTGCTCTAAAGAAACTATAATTGAAAGTGTAAATTTAGCAAAGAACTATAACTTACCCCTTCATATTCATATTTCTGAAACAAAAGGGGAAGTTGAGGATATAGTTAAAAAAACTGGTAAAACGCCTGTATTTTATCTTAAAGAAACAGGAATTTTTGATTTAAAGGTAATAGCAGCCCACTGTGTTCATTTAACCGATGAAGAAATTAATTTCCTTAAAAATAAAAATTTTTATATTTCACATAACATTACAAGCAATTTGAAACTTGCTTCTGGAATACTTCCCTTAAAAAAATATAGGGAAAAGGGATTAAAGATAACCATAGGAACAGATAGTGCTTCATCTAACAATAACTTAGATATGTTAAGGGAAATGAAACTTGTCTCCTTAATCCATAAGGGCATAAACTATGACCCACTTATTTCAAGTGCAAGGGAAGTTTTTGATATGGCAACAAAAAAGGGAGCAGAGGCTCTTGGTTTTGATTCAGGAGAAATAACTGAAGGTAAAAGTGCAGATTTAGTTGTTTTCAATCCTGAAAAAGAAGGAACTCTACCCTTTTATGACCCCTATTCCTATATAGTTTATGCAGCAGGTAAGCAAAGTGTTGAAAGTGTTATGGTAAAGGGAAAATGGATTTTAAAAAATTATGAATTTAAAACTCTTGACTATGAAAAAATTATAAGAGAAGCAAAAAATTGGAAAGAAAAGATTAAAAATTTAATTTAA
- a CDS encoding Crp/Fnr family transcriptional regulator, translated as MLENSFERELVEGELLFKEGEPGDEIYIIKKGKIKIFKEIDGEEKILAILKEGEVFGEMAVIDGKPRSASAMAIENTVLEVLNKESILKVINSHPLVKYLIDTLTERLRRADELLRLLTIKHEEQRFLTYLIIRAKEGPREDIDLTEIEYFTGIEKETLLSFINDLEKRGLILLGENKIKILKPEEIEEYRKYIFLKEKFERERKIE; from the coding sequence ATGCTTGAGAATAGTTTTGAAAGGGAACTTGTAGAGGGAGAATTACTATTTAAGGAAGGAGAGCCTGGTGATGAAATATATATAATAAAAAAGGGAAAAATAAAAATATTTAAAGAAATTGACGGTGAGGAAAAGATACTGGCAATATTAAAAGAAGGGGAAGTTTTTGGTGAAATGGCAGTAATAGATGGTAAACCGCGAAGTGCAAGTGCAATGGCTATTGAAAACACTGTATTAGAAGTATTAAATAAGGAAAGTATATTAAAGGTTATTAACTCTCATCCACTTGTTAAATATCTCATAGATACTTTAACAGAGAGATTAAGAAGAGCAGATGAACTGTTAAGACTTTTAACAATAAAACATGAAGAACAGAGATTTTTAACATATCTTATAATAAGAGCAAAGGAAGGTCCAAGAGAAGATATAGATTTAACTGAGATTGAATATTTCACAGGTATAGAAAAAGAAACCCTTCTTTCCTTTATAAATGACCTTGAAAAAAGGGGACTTATTCTTTTGGGAGAGAATAAAATAAAAATATTAAAACCTGAAGAAATTGAAGAATATAGAAAGTATATATTTTTAAAGGAAAAATTTGAAAGGGAAAGGAAAATTGAATAA
- the prfA gene encoding peptide chain release factor 1 → MKNLKNIILKKEEIEKKLSDPEIIKDKKKLQELNKEYKNIKEKAEIAEKILDIDKELKEIESLLVTEKDDDMIKYLNEEREEKIKEKNRLLFLLLEKDKGEFENNCILEIRAGTGGEEASLFAKDLLRMYLKFCEKKNFKVSITDLRESDLGGIKEVVLLIEGKNAYRFLRYESGVHRVQRIPVTESGGRIHTSTASVAVLPEIEDIEVEIKPEDLEIETKRASGPGGQHMQKTDSAVRIKHIPTGIVVQCQDERSQHKNKEKALRILKSRIYEYEREKREKELRNLRKEQIGTQDRSEKIRTYNFLQNRVTDHRIPLTVYNLEEVLEGNIDPFIEAMEKKKFEEMVKEG, encoded by the coding sequence ATGAAAAATTTGAAGAATATAATATTAAAGAAAGAGGAGATTGAAAAAAAACTCTCTGATCCTGAAATAATAAAAGATAAGAAAAAACTTCAAGAGCTTAATAAGGAATATAAAAATATAAAGGAAAAGGCTGAAATAGCTGAAAAAATTCTGGATATAGATAAAGAGTTGAAAGAAATTGAAAGTTTGCTTGTGACAGAAAAAGACGATGATATGATTAAATATCTAAATGAAGAAAGAGAGGAAAAGATAAAAGAAAAAAACAGATTACTATTTTTATTACTTGAAAAAGATAAAGGAGAATTTGAAAATAACTGCATACTTGAAATAAGGGCAGGAACAGGTGGAGAAGAGGCAAGTTTATTTGCAAAAGACCTTTTAAGAATGTACTTAAAATTCTGTGAAAAAAAGAATTTTAAAGTTTCAATCACAGATTTAAGGGAAAGTGATTTAGGAGGAATTAAGGAAGTTGTTCTTTTAATTGAAGGGAAAAATGCATATAGATTTTTAAGATATGAAAGTGGGGTTCACAGGGTTCAGAGAATCCCTGTGACAGAATCCGGCGGAAGAATTCACACATCAACGGCATCAGTTGCTGTTCTTCCTGAAATTGAGGATATTGAAGTAGAGATAAAGCCAGAAGACCTTGAAATAGAAACAAAAAGAGCAAGTGGGCCGGGAGGCCAGCATATGCAGAAAACTGACTCAGCAGTAAGAATAAAGCATATACCTACAGGAATTGTTGTTCAGTGTCAGGATGAAAGGTCCCAGCATAAAAATAAAGAAAAAGCTTTAAGAATTTTAAAATCAAGGATATATGAGTATGAAAGGGAAAAAAGAGAAAAGGAATTAAGGAATTTAAGGAAGGAGCAAATAGGGACCCAGGATAGAAGTGAAAAAATAAGGACTTACAACTTTTTACAGAATAGGGTAACAGACCACAGAATTCCTTTGACTGTTTATAATTTAGAGGAAGTTCTTGAAGGGAATATTGATCCCTTTATAGAGGCAATGGAAAAAAAGAAGTTTGAAGAAATGGTTAAAGAAGGTTGA
- a CDS encoding DNA-formamidopyrimidine glycosylase family protein → MEGPGVYLIKEKLKFLKGKIPIAVSGNTRENKEIIVGKKLLDVKSFGKRLIFEFDSFYLIIHFLMYGSLRINEKRKNKKERISIKFKNTELNFYNTSVKILKKEDFIYDPKIDIMSRDFDKIKAKEKIKNSDKFICDIILDQNIFAGVGNIIKNEALFMAGIHPLSICKSIEEKLIDKLIDSILSFSYDFYLLRKTNKSLKEKLFIYGKKFCRICNSKIKLKYTGEKKRKSFFCENCQKLFYSIF, encoded by the coding sequence ATGGAAGGTCCAGGAGTATATTTAATCAAAGAAAAATTGAAATTTTTAAAAGGGAAAATCCCGATAGCTGTTAGTGGTAATACAAGGGAAAATAAAGAGATTATAGTTGGTAAAAAATTGTTAGATGTTAAATCCTTTGGTAAAAGATTGATTTTTGAATTTGACTCTTTTTATTTAATAATTCATTTTTTAATGTATGGTTCATTGAGAATAAATGAAAAAAGAAAGAATAAAAAAGAGAGAATCTCAATTAAGTTTAAAAACACAGAGTTAAATTTTTATAACACTTCAGTAAAAATATTAAAAAAAGAAGATTTCATTTATGATCCAAAAATAGATATAATGAGCAGAGATTTTGACAAAATTAAGGCAAAGGAAAAAATTAAAAATTCAGATAAGTTTATATGTGATATAATTTTAGATCAAAACATATTTGCTGGTGTTGGAAATATTATAAAAAATGAAGCACTTTTTATGGCAGGGATACATCCTTTAAGTATCTGTAAAAGTATTGAAGAGAAATTAATTGATAAATTGATAGATAGTATTTTGTCTTTTTCTTATGATTTTTATCTCTTGCGAAAAACAAATAAATCATTAAAAGAGAAGCTTTTTATATACGGTAAAAAATTTTGCAGAATATGTAACTCAAAAATTAAATTAAAATATACCGGTGAAAAGAAAAGAAAAAGTTTTTTTTGTGAAAATTGTCAGAAACTCTTTTATTCTATTTTTTAA
- a CDS encoding dihydroorotase — protein sequence MGEILIKNVNIVDPEEGIKENFDILIEGEKIVGIAKKIERKVSLVIDGKRLYAFPGLIDAHSHLREPGFEESETIETGTKAASKGGYVLIFAMPNTDPCTDRGSVVKYVKEKAKFYGYCEVLPVGAITKGRKGEELADYYEMLKEGAIGFSDDGNYVQNSKLMEIALYYTRDFDKPLIQHAEDKFLCEGGVANESAFTLSLGLKGRPREGEIIAILRDVVLLKKTKGRLHIAHVSAKESVDIIKKAKEEGLNITAEASPHHLILTEKAIGDFDTNCKVNPPLREEEDREKLIEGLKEGIIDIIATDHAPHRLFDKEKEFDLSLSGISSIEISLSLILTFFYHKKIFELKDIVRFMSYNPAKIFCLEGYGKIKENNFASITLVDVDREWICNPDEFFSKGKNTPFKGYKLKGKVIYTINKGKITYKEEKI from the coding sequence TTGGGAGAAATTTTAATTAAAAATGTAAATATAGTTGACCCTGAAGAAGGTATAAAAGAAAATTTTGATATTTTAATTGAAGGTGAGAAAATAGTTGGCATAGCAAAGAAAATTGAAAGAAAGGTGAGTTTAGTTATAGATGGAAAAAGATTATATGCTTTCCCTGGTCTTATTGATGCCCATTCTCATCTAAGGGAGCCGGGTTTTGAAGAAAGTGAAACAATAGAAACAGGAACTAAGGCTGCTTCAAAAGGAGGTTATGTTCTAATATTTGCCATGCCAAATACTGACCCCTGTACGGATAGGGGTTCAGTTGTTAAATATGTTAAAGAAAAAGCTAAATTTTATGGATACTGCGAGGTTTTACCAGTTGGTGCAATAACAAAAGGGAGAAAGGGTGAAGAACTTGCTGATTATTATGAAATGCTAAAGGAAGGAGCTATCGGTTTCTCTGATGACGGAAATTATGTTCAAAATTCAAAACTTATGGAGATTGCCCTTTATTATACAAGAGATTTTGATAAACCCTTAATACAACATGCTGAAGATAAATTTTTATGTGAAGGAGGAGTTGCCAATGAATCTGCTTTTACTTTGTCACTTGGTCTTAAGGGTAGACCAAGGGAAGGGGAGATAATAGCAATTTTAAGGGATGTAGTTCTTCTTAAAAAAACAAAAGGTAGATTACATATAGCCCATGTTTCAGCAAAGGAAAGTGTTGATATAATTAAGAAAGCAAAGGAAGAAGGACTCAATATTACAGCAGAAGCAAGTCCACATCACTTAATACTAACTGAAAAAGCAATAGGTGATTTTGACACAAATTGTAAGGTTAATCCACCCTTAAGGGAAGAAGAAGATAGAGAGAAGTTGATTGAAGGTTTAAAAGAAGGAATTATAGATATAATTGCAACAGACCATGCTCCTCACAGACTTTTTGATAAAGAAAAGGAATTTGATCTTTCACTTTCAGGAATCTCAAGTATTGAAATTTCTCTTTCTCTTATATTAACATTTTTTTATCACAAAAAAATATTTGAGCTTAAAGATATAGTTAGATTCATGTCCTATAATCCAGCTAAAATATTTTGTCTTGAAGGTTACGGTAAAATAAAAGAGAATAATTTTGCTAGTATAACTCTTGTTGATGTAGATAGGGAATGGATTTGTAATCCAGATGAATTTTTTAGTAAAGGTAAAAATACACCTTTTAAAGGCTATAAATTAAAGGGTAAAGTTATCTATACAATAAACAAGGGAAAAATAACCTATAAGGAGGAAAAAATATGA
- a CDS encoding TldD/PmbA family protein, which translates to MKGFDFYEDFFKKILENKKGDEIFVAFLYEKNDITRYSKSKIHQNTSYEEMRVGISIKEKNFVVTRFFSNPEIKEAKEIVEKTYEMLKNAVPSDYPGFSTPYTYKNVFTFDDKTFNVSEEERAEAVYKISKILGDFEGFGVVNTGGSEIALFSSNGLKAYSKLSDAHVTVTAMKDSASGWSEAHSRKFSKLDFEKIAEEAKFKAEKSFNKIELEPGEYTVFLEPEAVADIFTFASFIGFSAKTYQEKRNFLFGKLEEKVFSEKLTCFEDPYFEEGFAFPFDFEGVRREKVELVSKGIAKNLVYDRKTAFLENKESTGNAAGFPPSTFPLPFNLVIEKGVKSKDEILKDIEKGIYVSRFHYTNIVSPSEFIITGMTRDGTFLIEKGKITKPLKNLRFTDSFLRVLSQDIEISKERKLISESSHYDFRFPTGIYAPYILAPSLKFTSGTEF; encoded by the coding sequence ATGAAAGGTTTTGATTTTTATGAAGATTTTTTTAAAAAAATTCTTGAAAACAAAAAAGGTGACGAAATTTTTGTTGCCTTCCTTTATGAAAAAAATGATATAACAAGGTATTCGAAAAGTAAAATACATCAGAATACTTCTTATGAAGAAATGAGAGTGGGAATAAGCATAAAGGAAAAAAATTTTGTTGTTACAAGGTTTTTCAGTAATCCTGAAATTAAAGAGGCAAAAGAAATTGTTGAAAAGACTTATGAAATGTTAAAAAATGCAGTTCCATCTGATTATCCAGGTTTTTCTACCCCTTACACCTATAAAAATGTTTTTACTTTTGATGATAAAACTTTTAATGTAAGTGAGGAAGAAAGAGCAGAGGCTGTTTATAAAATTTCAAAAATACTTGGGGATTTTGAAGGTTTTGGGGTTGTAAATACAGGTGGGAGTGAAATTGCTCTTTTCTCATCAAATGGTTTAAAGGCCTATTCAAAGTTATCAGATGCACATGTAACAGTTACGGCAATGAAAGATTCAGCAAGTGGCTGGTCTGAAGCACATTCAAGAAAGTTTTCTAAACTTGATTTTGAAAAAATAGCAGAGGAAGCAAAATTTAAAGCTGAAAAATCTTTTAACAAAATAGAGTTAGAGCCTGGAGAATATACTGTTTTTCTTGAACCTGAGGCTGTGGCTGATATATTTACTTTTGCTTCCTTCATAGGTTTTTCCGCTAAAACATATCAGGAAAAAAGAAATTTTCTTTTTGGAAAATTAGAAGAAAAAGTTTTTTCAGAAAAATTAACATGTTTCGAAGACCCGTATTTTGAGGAAGGTTTTGCTTTCCCCTTTGATTTTGAAGGTGTAAGAAGAGAGAAAGTAGAGCTTGTTTCAAAAGGCATAGCTAAAAATCTTGTGTATGACAGGAAAACTGCTTTTTTAGAAAATAAAGAATCAACAGGTAACGCAGCTGGTTTTCCTCCATCAACTTTTCCACTCCCTTTTAATCTTGTTATAGAAAAAGGAGTAAAAAGCAAGGATGAAATTTTAAAGGATATAGAAAAAGGTATATATGTTTCCAGGTTCCATTATACAAATATAGTAAGTCCATCAGAATTTATTATAACAGGAATGACAAGGGATGGGACCTTTTTAATTGAAAAAGGAAAAATTACAAAACCTCTTAAAAATTTAAGATTTACTGATTCCTTTTTAAGAGTTTTAAGTCAAGATATAGAAATTTCAAAGGAGAGAAAGTTAATTTCAGAATCTTCACACTATGACTTCAGGTTTCCTACAGGAATCTATGCTCCTTATATTCTTGCTCCTTCTCTCAAATTTACAAGTGGAACTGAGTTTTAA
- a CDS encoding UV DNA damage repair endonuclease UvsE, with product LKERLVVENDERIYNLKDCLNLHEKAGIPIVADYLHHRLNNNGERFSEILKDVIKTWKIKDGPPIVDYSSLKLSGRKGSHAEKINLKDFYSFLKEVLKVTSCIDIMLEIKDKEKSTLKAINFIKRKSLWKVQEYI from the coding sequence CCTTGAAAGAAAGGCTTGTAGTTGAAAATGATGAAAGAATATATAATCTAAAGGATTGTTTGAATTTACATGAAAAAGCAGGAATACCGATAGTTGCCGATTATCTTCATCACCGATTGAATAATAACGGTGAAAGATTTTCTGAAATTCTTAAAGACGTTATAAAAACATGGAAAATAAAGGATGGTCCTCCAATAGTTGATTATAGTTCATTAAAATTATCAGGGAGAAAGGGATCTCATGCAGAAAAAATTAATCTTAAAGATTTTTATTCTTTTTTAAAAGAAGTTTTAAAAGTAACTTCTTGTATTGATATTATGCTTGAAATAAAAGATAAGGAAAAAAGCACTTTAAAGGCTATAAATTTTATTAAAAGGAAAAGTTTATGGAAGGTCCAGGAGTATATTTAA